One Lycium barbarum isolate Lr01 chromosome 5, ASM1917538v2, whole genome shotgun sequence genomic window carries:
- the LOC132641688 gene encoding putative lipid phosphate phosphatase 3, chloroplastic isoform X3, which yields MGNTNEIELGCGHTVKSHGSSVARIHMHDWLLLLLLVVIEIVLYIIGPFYRFVGKDMLDDLKYPMKENTVPMWSVPLYAVLLPIIIFVFIYLRRRDVYDLHYSILGLLFAILITAVITDAIKNAVGRPRPDFFWRCFPDGKDVYDKWGDVICHGKESDIKEGHKSFPSGHTSSGSFAGLGFLSLYLAGKIKVFDRRGHVAKLCIVFLPLLMASLVGISCVDDYWHHWQDVFTGGMIGLFVATFCYLQFFPAPYHTEGWGPYAYFRAVEEVRSSRHVHPTNGGLESEHAEVQLNQRSGTTTNPFEDVEFGRM from the exons ATG GGAAATACAAATGAGATCGAGCTCGGATGTGGACATACTGTTAAGTCTCATGGGTCATCAGTTGCAAGAATTCACATGCATGACTGGCTACTATTGCTGCTGCTTGTCGTAATAGAGATAGTCCTTTATATCATTGGTCCATTTTATCGGTTTGTTGGGAAGGATATGTTGGACGATCTGAAATATCCCATGAAAGAAAATACGGTCCCCATGTGGTCTGTTCCT CTATATGCAGTTTTATTGCCTATTATCATCTTTGTTTTCATCTATCTTCGAAGAAGGGACGTCTATGATCTGCACTACAGCATTCTAG GTCTCTTATTTGCCATACTAATTACGGCTGTAATCACGGATGCCATCAAGAATGCAGTAGGCCGTCCCCGACCAGACTTCTTCTGGCGCTGCTTTCCTGATGGTAAAGAT GTGTATGATAAGTGGGGAGACGTGATATGCCATGGTAAAGAAAGTGATATTAAGGAAGGACATAAGAGCTTTCCGAGCGGGCATACCTCAT CAGGGTCATTTGCTGGTCTCGGGTTTCTATCGTTGTATTTGGCTGGAAAGATCAAAGTGTTTGATCGTCGAGGGCATGTGGCAAAACTATGCATAGTTTTTCTTCCTCTCTTAATGGCATCTCTTGTCGGCATTTCATGTGTGGATGATTACTGGCATCATTGGCAAGACGTGTTCACCGGAGGAATGATAG GCCTTTTCGTTGCAACATTCTGTTACCTGCAGTTCTTCCCAGCTCCATACCATACTGAAG GATGGGGACCTTATGCATATTTCCGGGCAGTAGAGGAGGTCCGCAGTAGCAGACATGTTCACCCTACTAACGGAGGATTAGAGTCAGAACATGCCGAGGTACAATTGAATCAGCGGTCTGGTACAACTACCAATCCTTTTGAGGATGTGGAGTTTGGCAGAATGTGA
- the LOC132641688 gene encoding putative lipid phosphate phosphatase 3, chloroplastic isoform X1: protein MGWKDKINTVFQGNTNEIELGCGHTVKSHGSSVARIHMHDWLLLLLLVVIEIVLYIIGPFYRFVGKDMLDDLKYPMKENTVPMWSVPLYAVLLPIIIFVFIYLRRRDVYDLHYSILGLLFAILITAVITDAIKNAVGRPRPDFFWRCFPDGKDVYDKWGDVICHGKESDIKEGHKSFPSGHTSSGSFAGLGFLSLYLAGKIKVFDRRGHVAKLCIVFLPLLMASLVGISCVDDYWHHWQDVFTGGMIGLFVATFCYLQFFPAPYHTEGWGPYAYFRAVEEVRSSRHVHPTNGGLESEHAEVQLNQRSGTTTNPFEDVEFGRM from the exons ATGGGTTGGAAAGATAAGATTAATACTGTGTTTCAG GGAAATACAAATGAGATCGAGCTCGGATGTGGACATACTGTTAAGTCTCATGGGTCATCAGTTGCAAGAATTCACATGCATGACTGGCTACTATTGCTGCTGCTTGTCGTAATAGAGATAGTCCTTTATATCATTGGTCCATTTTATCGGTTTGTTGGGAAGGATATGTTGGACGATCTGAAATATCCCATGAAAGAAAATACGGTCCCCATGTGGTCTGTTCCT CTATATGCAGTTTTATTGCCTATTATCATCTTTGTTTTCATCTATCTTCGAAGAAGGGACGTCTATGATCTGCACTACAGCATTCTAG GTCTCTTATTTGCCATACTAATTACGGCTGTAATCACGGATGCCATCAAGAATGCAGTAGGCCGTCCCCGACCAGACTTCTTCTGGCGCTGCTTTCCTGATGGTAAAGAT GTGTATGATAAGTGGGGAGACGTGATATGCCATGGTAAAGAAAGTGATATTAAGGAAGGACATAAGAGCTTTCCGAGCGGGCATACCTCAT CAGGGTCATTTGCTGGTCTCGGGTTTCTATCGTTGTATTTGGCTGGAAAGATCAAAGTGTTTGATCGTCGAGGGCATGTGGCAAAACTATGCATAGTTTTTCTTCCTCTCTTAATGGCATCTCTTGTCGGCATTTCATGTGTGGATGATTACTGGCATCATTGGCAAGACGTGTTCACCGGAGGAATGATAG GCCTTTTCGTTGCAACATTCTGTTACCTGCAGTTCTTCCCAGCTCCATACCATACTGAAG GATGGGGACCTTATGCATATTTCCGGGCAGTAGAGGAGGTCCGCAGTAGCAGACATGTTCACCCTACTAACGGAGGATTAGAGTCAGAACATGCCGAGGTACAATTGAATCAGCGGTCTGGTACAACTACCAATCCTTTTGAGGATGTGGAGTTTGGCAGAATGTGA
- the LOC132641688 gene encoding putative lipid phosphate phosphatase 3, chloroplastic isoform X2 — MGWKDKINTVFQGNTNEIELGCGHTVKSHGSSVARIHMHDWLLLLLLVVIEIVLYIIGPFYRFVGKDMLDDLKYPMKENTVPMWSVPLYAVLLPIIIFVFIYLRRRDVYDLHYSILGLLFAILITAVITDAIKNAVGRPRPDFFWRCFPDGKDVYDKWGDVICHGKESDIKEGHKSFPSGHTSWSFAGLGFLSLYLAGKIKVFDRRGHVAKLCIVFLPLLMASLVGISCVDDYWHHWQDVFTGGMIGLFVATFCYLQFFPAPYHTEGWGPYAYFRAVEEVRSSRHVHPTNGGLESEHAEVQLNQRSGTTTNPFEDVEFGRM; from the exons ATGGGTTGGAAAGATAAGATTAATACTGTGTTTCAG GGAAATACAAATGAGATCGAGCTCGGATGTGGACATACTGTTAAGTCTCATGGGTCATCAGTTGCAAGAATTCACATGCATGACTGGCTACTATTGCTGCTGCTTGTCGTAATAGAGATAGTCCTTTATATCATTGGTCCATTTTATCGGTTTGTTGGGAAGGATATGTTGGACGATCTGAAATATCCCATGAAAGAAAATACGGTCCCCATGTGGTCTGTTCCT CTATATGCAGTTTTATTGCCTATTATCATCTTTGTTTTCATCTATCTTCGAAGAAGGGACGTCTATGATCTGCACTACAGCATTCTAG GTCTCTTATTTGCCATACTAATTACGGCTGTAATCACGGATGCCATCAAGAATGCAGTAGGCCGTCCCCGACCAGACTTCTTCTGGCGCTGCTTTCCTGATGGTAAAGAT GTGTATGATAAGTGGGGAGACGTGATATGCCATGGTAAAGAAAGTGATATTAAGGAAGGACATAAGAGCTTTCCGAGCGGGCATACCTCAT GGTCATTTGCTGGTCTCGGGTTTCTATCGTTGTATTTGGCTGGAAAGATCAAAGTGTTTGATCGTCGAGGGCATGTGGCAAAACTATGCATAGTTTTTCTTCCTCTCTTAATGGCATCTCTTGTCGGCATTTCATGTGTGGATGATTACTGGCATCATTGGCAAGACGTGTTCACCGGAGGAATGATAG GCCTTTTCGTTGCAACATTCTGTTACCTGCAGTTCTTCCCAGCTCCATACCATACTGAAG GATGGGGACCTTATGCATATTTCCGGGCAGTAGAGGAGGTCCGCAGTAGCAGACATGTTCACCCTACTAACGGAGGATTAGAGTCAGAACATGCCGAGGTACAATTGAATCAGCGGTCTGGTACAACTACCAATCCTTTTGAGGATGTGGAGTTTGGCAGAATGTGA